In one window of Larus michahellis chromosome 10, bLarMic1.1, whole genome shotgun sequence DNA:
- the HMCES gene encoding abasic site processing protein HMCES isoform X2, with amino-acid sequence MCGRTACSLGADNLRRACAYRDNRGRQRQPEWIRAERYRPSYNKGPQSSGPVLLSRRHLQQDADSSERVLMDMRWGLVPSWFKKDDPSKMQFNTSNCRSDTMLKKSSYKAEEKEGEEEWRGWRLLTMAGIFDCWEPPAGGEMLYTYTIITVDASKDVSFIHHRMPAILDGDEAIRKWLDFAEVPTQEAVKLIQPTENIVFHPVSTFVNSVRNNAPQCLAPIELGAKKEAEATPSSKTMLGWLKNSQEGSPQKKENDLPRWTSQFIHSPSPKKTSADILQQWLGKEGQPAAKKRKA; translated from the exons atgTGCGGACGGACGGCCTGTTCCTTGGGGGCCGACAACCTCCGCCGGGCCTGCGCCTATCGCGATAAccggggccggcagcggcagcCCGAGTGGATCCGGGCGGAGCGGTACCGGCCCTCCTACAACAAGGGCCCGCAGTCCAGCGGCCCGGTGCTGCTCTCCCGACGGCACCTCCAGCAG GATGCCGACTCCTCCGAGCGGGTCCTCATGGACATGCGCTGGGGCCTGGTTCCCTCCTGGTTCAAAAAGGACGACCCTTCCAAAATGCAATTTAATACCTCCAACTGCCGCAGCGATACCATGCTGAAGAAGTCCTCCTACAAG GccgaggagaaggagggagaggaggaatggAGAGGCTGGAGGTTGCTCACCATGGCTGGGATTTTCGACTGCTGGGAGCCACCGGCGGGAGGAGAAATGCTGTACACTTACACCATCATCACCGTGGATGCCTCCAAGGACGTGAGCTTCATCCATCACAG GATGCCAGCCATCCTGGACGGGGACGAGGCCATCAGGAAATGGCTGGACTTTGCCGAAGTGCCAACCCAAGAAGCGGTTAAACTCATCCAGCCCACGGAGAACATCGTCTTCCACCCAGTCTCCACCTTTGTCAACAGCGTCCGCAACAACGCGCCCCAGTGTCTCGCACCCATCGAGCTGGGAGCCAAGAAG GAGGCCGAAGCCACCCCGAGCAGCAAAACGATGCTGGGCTGGTTAAAAAACTCACAGGAGGGTTCTccccagaagaaagaaaatgatttgccCAGGTGGACGAGCCAGTTCATCCACAGCCCTTCGCCCAAGAAAACCAGTGCAGATATCCTGCAGcagtggctggggaaggagggacagCCGGCTGCGAAGAAGCGCAAGGCTTAG
- the H1-10 gene encoding histone H1.10, with protein sequence MSVELEEADLPLTEAEEVPLAPEKKATAKKAKGGGSSSLSPSKKKKNNKKKNQPGKYSQLVVETIRKLGERNGSSLAKIYNEAKKVAWFDQQNGRTYLKYSIKALVQNDTLLQVKGTGANGSFKLNRKKLEGGGEGGAGSSAHKSHKKATASTSRRAEKKPAAKSKKPEKKSHKKGAGGAAAKKDKGKAKKATKKGAASPGGKKVKKSAKPKALKSRKA encoded by the coding sequence ATGTCGGTGGAGCTGGAAGAAGCCGATTTGCCCCTGACCGAGGCGGAGGAGGTGCCGCTCGCCCCGGAGAAGAAAGCCACCGCTAAGAAGGCGAAAGGCGGCGGCAGCTCCTCGCTGTCGCCGTcgaagaagaagaagaacaacaagaaaaagaaccAGCCGGGCAAATACAGCCAGCTGGTGGTGGAGACGATCCGCAAGCTGGGCGAGCGCAATGGCTCCTCGCTGGCCAAGATTTATAACGAGGCCAAGAAGGTGGCCTGGTTCGACCAGCAGAACGGCAGGACCTACCTGAAGTACTCCATCAAGGCGCTGGTGCAGAACGACACGCTGCTCCAGGTCAAGGGCACCGGAGCCAACGGCTCcttcaagctcaacaggaagaaGCTGGAAGGCGGCGGCGAGGGGGGCGCGGGCAGCAGCGCCCACAAGTCCCACAAGAAGGCGACGGCCTCCACGTCCCGACGGGCGGAGAAGAAGCCGGCGGCCAAAAGCAAGAAACCCGAGAAGAAATCCCACAAGAAGGGAGCCGGTGGCGCGGCGGCGAAGAAGGACAAGGGCAAAGCCAAGAAGGCCACCAAGAAGGGAGCCGCGTCCCCCGGGGGCAAGAAGGTGAAGAAGTCGGCAAAGCCCAAGGCGCTGAAGAGCAGGAAGGCATGA
- the LOC141749598 gene encoding histone H2A type 2-B-like translates to MSGRGKSGGKARAKAKSRSSRAGLQFPVGRVHRLLRKGNYAERVGAGAPVYLAAVLEYLSAEILELAGNAARDNKKTRIIPRHLQLAIRNDEELNKLLGGVTIAQGGVLPNIQAVLLPKKTQSSKK, encoded by the coding sequence ATGTCGGGCCGGGGGAAGTCCGGCGGCAAAGCGCGGGCCAAGGCCAAGTCGCGCTCGTCGCGGGCCGGGCTGCAGTTCCCCGTGGGCCGGGTGCACCGGCTGCTGCGGAAGGGTAACTACGCGGAGCGGGTGGGCGCCGGGGCGCCGGTGTACCTGGCGGCGGTGCTGGAGTACCTCTCGGCTGAGATCCTGGAGCTGGCGGGCAACGCGGCCCGCGACAACAAGAAGACGCGCATCATCCCGCGGCACCTGCAGCTCGCCATCCGCAACGACGAGGAGCTCAACAAGCTGCTGGGCGGCGTGACCATCGCCCAGGGCGGTGTCCTGCCCAACATTCAGGCCGTGCTGCTGCCCAAGAAGACGCAGAGCTCCAAGAAGTGA
- the HMCES gene encoding abasic site processing protein HMCES isoform X1 has translation MCGRTACSLGADNLRRACAYRDNRGRQRQPEWIRAERYRPSYNKGPQSSGPVLLSRRHLQQDADSSERVLMDMRWGLVPSWFKKDDPSKMQFNTSNCRSDTMLKKSSYKGALLQGKRCVVLADGFYEWQQQSGGKQPYFIYFPQTKDAVAEEKEGEEEWRGWRLLTMAGIFDCWEPPAGGEMLYTYTIITVDASKDVSFIHHRMPAILDGDEAIRKWLDFAEVPTQEAVKLIQPTENIVFHPVSTFVNSVRNNAPQCLAPIELGAKKEAEATPSSKTMLGWLKNSQEGSPQKKENDLPRWTSQFIHSPSPKKTSADILQQWLGKEGQPAAKKRKA, from the exons atgTGCGGACGGACGGCCTGTTCCTTGGGGGCCGACAACCTCCGCCGGGCCTGCGCCTATCGCGATAAccggggccggcagcggcagcCCGAGTGGATCCGGGCGGAGCGGTACCGGCCCTCCTACAACAAGGGCCCGCAGTCCAGCGGCCCGGTGCTGCTCTCCCGACGGCACCTCCAGCAG GATGCCGACTCCTCCGAGCGGGTCCTCATGGACATGCGCTGGGGCCTGGTTCCCTCCTGGTTCAAAAAGGACGACCCTTCCAAAATGCAATTTAATACCTCCAACTGCCGCAGCGATACCATGCTGAAGAAGTCCTCCTACAAG GGTGCTCTCCTCCAGGGCAAGCGCTGCGTGGTCCTGGCAGATGGCTTCTACgagtggcagcagcagagcggGGGGAAGCAGCCGTATTTCATTTACTTCCCCCAGACCAAGGACGCTGTG GccgaggagaaggagggagaggaggaatggAGAGGCTGGAGGTTGCTCACCATGGCTGGGATTTTCGACTGCTGGGAGCCACCGGCGGGAGGAGAAATGCTGTACACTTACACCATCATCACCGTGGATGCCTCCAAGGACGTGAGCTTCATCCATCACAG GATGCCAGCCATCCTGGACGGGGACGAGGCCATCAGGAAATGGCTGGACTTTGCCGAAGTGCCAACCCAAGAAGCGGTTAAACTCATCCAGCCCACGGAGAACATCGTCTTCCACCCAGTCTCCACCTTTGTCAACAGCGTCCGCAACAACGCGCCCCAGTGTCTCGCACCCATCGAGCTGGGAGCCAAGAAG GAGGCCGAAGCCACCCCGAGCAGCAAAACGATGCTGGGCTGGTTAAAAAACTCACAGGAGGGTTCTccccagaagaaagaaaatgatttgccCAGGTGGACGAGCCAGTTCATCCACAGCCCTTCGCCCAAGAAAACCAGTGCAGATATCCTGCAGcagtggctggggaaggagggacagCCGGCTGCGAAGAAGCGCAAGGCTTAG